The following are encoded in a window of Arthrobacter sp. OAP107 genomic DNA:
- a CDS encoding DUF2156 domain-containing protein, giving the protein MRQPDPGRQVPSGYRTPAGWARVLRGSPATLSFVVLFWATGSLSAGIPSGLPLLPHVAVTSRSVPDHWYAVLLSAFWERDLAGYLVGTLVVLLAGLPLERRFGSRKFASAALAGHVLGIVATLGFLAVARGLMGSWIRDLSGHFFLGPSALACAAAMAATASLSTLWRRRIRVVILAVLLLFAMYAGGFEDLVRLGAAAAGGLLGPVLLGRRPRFGRPAVSRHEARILVALLLTVAAIGPVVAGLAPHAVGPLSVLKYLFTNIQPVDPAALQASCTRPADLRDCAAAQLQLRAGAGGIFMAILPSFLLLLFADGLRRGRRFAWAGALLIQASLSLLAAVTIAGVLLPPPGPGLPSREGVGGIELSGYSHPLSLVLPMLLPVFLTLLLLAGRNLFPVRAPRGTYLRLVRRVLNAFILLSVVYVGLGLLLATGFTPAPGLVQLLADVPDRFLPLGFLVDRSPAFFPESTAAVVLYESIGVVFWAWTGALLLRTFLRPAHGRHSADEERARRILKSHGGGSLSWMTTWDGNSYWFSGSSFIAYRVRSGVAVALGPPVGPRSEREEAFTGFARHCRFSGWTPCFYFVSEELRGLAGSLGWGSVQVAQETVLRLDEVSFRGKKFQDIRTALNRAVKAGIRAEWTTFARAPLAVQAQIEAISEEWVADKKVPEMGFTLGSLDELDDPEVRCLLAIDADHTVHAVASWLPVYRNGYVVGWTLDFMRRRGDGFRASIDFLIASAALSLQDEGCEFMSLSGAPLARVPSASVAGRGPAGRSAAGSVGGHAGGTVSGPDASGGLDRMLDWLGAALEPVYGFRSLLAFKAKFKPDYEPMYLLFPDAAALPAIANAITRAYLPSINLGQGLTLVRGLLTRR; this is encoded by the coding sequence ATGCGGCAGCCGGACCCGGGACGACAGGTACCCTCCGGCTACCGGACACCCGCGGGATGGGCCAGGGTTCTGCGCGGCTCCCCCGCCACCCTCAGCTTTGTTGTCCTTTTCTGGGCCACGGGCTCCCTGTCCGCCGGCATCCCCTCCGGCCTGCCGTTGTTGCCGCACGTTGCGGTGACTTCACGTTCGGTGCCGGACCACTGGTATGCCGTGCTGCTCTCCGCCTTCTGGGAGCGGGACCTTGCCGGGTACCTCGTGGGCACACTCGTGGTGCTTTTGGCCGGGCTCCCGTTGGAACGCCGCTTTGGATCCCGGAAGTTCGCCTCGGCGGCGCTGGCCGGGCACGTGCTGGGGATCGTGGCGACGCTCGGGTTCCTCGCTGTGGCCAGGGGACTGATGGGCAGCTGGATCCGTGACCTGAGCGGGCACTTCTTCCTCGGGCCGAGCGCCCTGGCCTGCGCGGCCGCGATGGCTGCCACGGCTTCTCTTTCCACTCTGTGGCGGCGGCGGATCCGCGTGGTCATCCTGGCCGTGCTGCTGCTGTTCGCGATGTATGCCGGTGGCTTCGAGGACCTGGTCCGGCTCGGCGCCGCCGCGGCAGGAGGGTTACTGGGCCCTGTGCTGCTGGGCCGCCGGCCGCGCTTCGGCAGGCCCGCCGTCTCCCGGCACGAGGCCCGGATTCTGGTGGCGCTGCTCCTGACGGTTGCGGCTATCGGGCCGGTGGTCGCGGGACTGGCACCGCACGCCGTCGGACCTCTTTCCGTGCTCAAATACTTGTTCACGAACATCCAGCCCGTGGACCCCGCGGCGCTGCAGGCGTCCTGCACCCGCCCGGCCGACCTCAGGGACTGCGCCGCCGCCCAGCTCCAACTACGGGCCGGGGCGGGCGGCATTTTCATGGCCATCCTGCCCTCGTTCCTGCTGCTCCTGTTCGCGGACGGGCTGCGGCGTGGCCGGCGGTTCGCCTGGGCCGGCGCGCTGCTGATCCAGGCCTCGCTGTCGCTGCTGGCGGCCGTCACGATTGCCGGGGTGCTCCTGCCGCCGCCGGGTCCTGGTTTGCCGTCACGCGAGGGTGTGGGCGGGATCGAGCTGTCCGGGTATTCGCACCCGCTCAGCCTGGTGCTGCCGATGCTCCTGCCCGTCTTCCTGACGCTGCTCCTGCTGGCCGGCAGGAACCTTTTCCCGGTACGGGCACCCCGCGGAACGTACTTGCGGCTGGTGCGCCGGGTTCTGAATGCCTTTATTCTGCTGAGCGTTGTGTATGTGGGCCTGGGCCTCCTGCTGGCCACCGGATTCACGCCCGCGCCCGGGCTGGTCCAGCTGCTGGCGGACGTCCCGGACAGGTTCCTTCCCCTCGGTTTCCTGGTGGACCGCTCACCGGCGTTTTTCCCCGAAAGCACCGCCGCCGTCGTGCTTTACGAAAGCATCGGCGTTGTGTTCTGGGCGTGGACCGGAGCACTGCTGCTCAGGACGTTCCTGCGTCCGGCCCACGGCCGGCACAGCGCGGACGAGGAGCGGGCGCGGAGGATCCTGAAGTCGCACGGCGGCGGCTCGCTCTCCTGGATGACCACGTGGGACGGGAACAGCTACTGGTTCTCCGGCTCGAGCTTCATCGCGTACCGGGTGCGCAGCGGGGTGGCCGTGGCGCTCGGGCCCCCCGTGGGTCCGCGCTCCGAGCGGGAGGAGGCGTTCACCGGATTCGCCCGGCATTGCAGGTTCAGCGGATGGACGCCGTGCTTCTACTTCGTGTCCGAGGAGCTGCGGGGCCTGGCCGGTTCCCTGGGCTGGGGCTCGGTGCAGGTGGCGCAGGAAACCGTGCTGCGGCTGGACGAGGTGTCCTTCCGGGGCAAGAAATTCCAGGATATCCGCACCGCGCTGAACCGGGCCGTCAAGGCGGGAATCCGCGCCGAATGGACCACGTTTGCGCGGGCGCCTCTTGCTGTCCAGGCGCAGATCGAGGCGATTTCAGAGGAGTGGGTGGCGGATAAGAAGGTCCCGGAGATGGGCTTCACGCTGGGCAGCCTGGATGAGCTGGACGACCCCGAGGTCCGCTGCCTGCTGGCGATCGACGCCGACCACACCGTCCACGCCGTGGCGTCGTGGCTGCCCGTCTACCGTAACGGATACGTGGTGGGCTGGACGCTGGACTTCATGCGGCGGCGCGGCGACGGCTTCCGCGCGAGCATCGACTTCCTCATCGCGTCTGCCGCGCTGAGCCTGCAGGACGAGGGGTGCGAGTTCATGAGCCTGTCCGGGGCGCCGCTGGCGCGGGTGCCTTCCGCTTCGGTTGCTGGCAGGGGTCCGGCTGGCCGTTCCGCTGCCGGGTCCGTTGGCGGCCATGCCGGGGGAACCGTCTCCGGGCCCGACGCGAGCGGCGGCCTGGACCGGATGCTCGACTGGCTCGGCGCCGCACTCGAACCGGTGTATGGGTTCCGGTCCCTGCTGGCGTTCAAGGCGAAGTTCAAGCCGGACTATGAGCCCATGTACCTGCTCTTTCCGGACGCGGCTGCCCTGCCCGCGATCGCCAACGCCATCACCCGCGCGTACCTGCCCTCGATCAACCTGGGCCAGGGCCTGACGCTGGTGCGCGGCCTCCTCACCCGCCGCTGA
- a CDS encoding multicopper oxidase domain-containing protein, which yields MENHGLFRAPRSQTVPPAWVIGTILMGILAALAPLFFASGATAKVSTAATYVPQTRTYYIAADEVEWNYAPTGKNQITGEPFDGDASVFTKQGPNRIGSTYIKSLYQAYTDATFKTLKQRTPAEEHLGFQGPVIRGVVGDTIKVVFKNNLDRPASVHVHGVFYDKSSEGAPYADGTSGAAKNDDGVAPGATYTYSYEVPERAGPGPMDGSSVMWMYHSHTDEVADDYSGLVGPMVITRASNARADGTPNDVDREFFLQFKVSDENASPYLQRNIDKFAGKPSTVKVDDEEFHESNLMHSINGYVYGNEPLEALTMKKGERVRWYLMGMGTEVDLHTPHWHGNTVTALGMRTDVVNLLPASMVVADMVPDDVGTWLFHCHVNDHISAGMITRYRVLNADGTEGAVTESAATGSTATHTAGH from the coding sequence ATGGAGAACCATGGACTATTCAGGGCGCCACGGTCTCAAACGGTGCCGCCGGCTTGGGTCATCGGAACGATTCTTATGGGGATCCTGGCCGCGCTGGCGCCGCTGTTCTTTGCATCCGGTGCGACCGCCAAGGTCAGCACCGCCGCAACGTACGTCCCGCAGACCCGCACCTACTACATCGCCGCAGACGAGGTGGAGTGGAACTACGCACCCACCGGCAAGAACCAGATCACCGGCGAACCCTTCGACGGGGACGCCTCGGTGTTCACCAAGCAGGGGCCCAACCGGATCGGCAGCACGTACATCAAGTCGCTCTACCAGGCCTACACCGACGCCACGTTCAAGACCCTCAAGCAGCGGACCCCGGCCGAGGAGCACCTGGGCTTCCAGGGCCCGGTGATCCGCGGCGTCGTCGGGGACACGATCAAGGTGGTCTTCAAGAACAACCTGGACCGGCCGGCGTCGGTCCATGTCCACGGCGTGTTCTACGACAAGAGCAGCGAGGGCGCGCCGTACGCGGACGGCACGTCCGGCGCGGCGAAGAACGACGACGGCGTGGCCCCGGGTGCCACGTACACCTACAGCTACGAGGTGCCGGAGCGGGCGGGTCCGGGTCCGATGGACGGCAGCTCCGTGATGTGGATGTACCACTCGCACACGGACGAGGTGGCGGACGACTACTCGGGACTCGTCGGTCCGATGGTGATCACCCGGGCCAGCAATGCCCGAGCTGACGGCACCCCGAACGACGTCGACCGCGAGTTCTTCCTGCAGTTCAAGGTCAGCGACGAGAACGCCAGCCCGTACCTGCAGCGCAACATCGACAAGTTCGCCGGCAAGCCCTCCACCGTGAAGGTGGATGATGAGGAATTCCACGAGAGCAACCTCATGCACTCCATCAACGGCTACGTGTATGGCAACGAACCGCTGGAGGCCCTGACCATGAAGAAGGGCGAGCGCGTGCGCTGGTACCTGATGGGCATGGGCACCGAGGTGGACCTGCACACCCCGCACTGGCACGGCAACACGGTGACCGCTCTCGGCATGCGCACCGACGTGGTGAACCTCCTGCCGGCCAGCATGGTGGTGGCGGACATGGTCCCGGACGACGTGGGAACCTGGCTCTTCCACTGCCACGTCAACGACCACATCAGCGCCGGCATGATCACCCGCTACCGGGTCCTCAACGCCGACGGCACCGAAGGCGCCGTGACCGAGTCCGCCGCTACCGGGTCCACCGCGACGCACACCGCTGGCCACTAG
- a CDS encoding SGNH/GDSL hydrolase family protein: MGDSFTEGVGDPEERCAGGLRGWADRVAEELSAERKDFAYANLAIRGLLLDQILDRQTEPALELKPDLITLSAGGNDMVFHRTDPDKLAAKLEAGVVRLSATGATIMLFAGPDWRRTPILGRSRSRIAIFNENIRIVAAAHDCLLVDLWTLPGLRDPRMWDPDRLHFSPLGHHTIAMQVLNTLQVQHSLQPLEPKALPNSSWRDARAGDLAWARNYFLPWAWQRIAMQRAALPLVHDPAPAPLMPKRPVFAPVYAVRTVAVKAAAEFLA; this comes from the coding sequence ATGGGAGATTCGTTTACCGAAGGTGTCGGCGATCCCGAAGAACGCTGCGCCGGAGGGCTCCGGGGCTGGGCGGACCGGGTGGCAGAGGAGCTCAGTGCTGAGCGGAAGGACTTTGCCTACGCCAACCTGGCCATCCGTGGCCTGCTCTTGGACCAGATTCTTGACCGGCAGACCGAACCGGCGCTGGAGCTGAAGCCGGATCTGATAACGCTGTCGGCCGGCGGCAATGACATGGTGTTCCACCGGACCGACCCGGACAAGCTGGCGGCCAAGCTGGAAGCCGGCGTCGTACGGCTCAGCGCCACAGGGGCCACCATCATGCTGTTTGCCGGGCCGGACTGGCGGCGGACGCCTATCCTGGGGCGGAGCCGCTCCCGGATAGCCATCTTCAACGAGAACATCCGGATTGTCGCCGCCGCCCATGACTGCCTGCTGGTGGATCTGTGGACCCTGCCGGGGCTCCGTGATCCGCGGATGTGGGACCCGGACCGGCTGCACTTCTCGCCGCTGGGCCACCACACCATCGCCATGCAGGTGCTGAACACGCTGCAGGTGCAGCACTCGCTCCAGCCGCTGGAGCCGAAGGCGCTGCCGAACAGCAGCTGGCGCGACGCCCGGGCCGGGGACCTCGCCTGGGCGCGGAACTACTTCCTGCCGTGGGCATGGCAGCGGATCGCGATGCAACGCGCCGCCCTGCCGCTCGTCCACGACCCCGCGCCGGCACCCCTGATGCCTAAGCGGCCGGTGTTCGCCCCGGTGTACGCCGTGCGGACGGTTGCGGTTAAGGCGGCGGCTGAGTTCCTGGCGTAG
- a CDS encoding trypsin-like serine protease yields MRILKKLRATSGALAVAAMLAMTSAGPAGAITGDYVKDTEHPFVGLIVFYDSNSGFNHRCSGSLLTPTVFLTAGHCTAGASSARVYFQQDAGVDWSPATGIDPDTGYPSACAAGTEGTQCATSHEMYNYGYTSMDAVPETKDAGLVILDQPIALSEYGRLAAAGTLNSLASKRGQRETTFTSSGFGISAASPSAGETSFRERLMAESKLTNLNSASADGYNVQTNGNGNGLGGTCNADSGGPLFYGTSESNIITGITSFNHNRYCKGTNFSYRTDRQDVINWIKANTTAEEFEQIDLAPAAS; encoded by the coding sequence ATGCGCATTTTGAAAAAGTTGCGGGCCACAAGCGGCGCGCTGGCCGTTGCCGCGATGCTGGCCATGACGTCGGCCGGTCCTGCCGGTGCGATCACCGGCGACTACGTCAAGGACACCGAGCATCCCTTCGTGGGGCTGATCGTCTTCTACGATTCCAATAGCGGATTCAACCACAGGTGCTCCGGCTCCCTGCTGACGCCGACGGTGTTCCTCACCGCGGGGCACTGCACGGCAGGCGCTTCCTCGGCACGGGTCTACTTCCAGCAGGACGCCGGCGTGGACTGGAGCCCGGCAACCGGGATTGATCCGGACACCGGCTACCCGAGCGCCTGCGCCGCGGGAACCGAGGGGACCCAGTGCGCCACCTCGCATGAGATGTACAACTACGGCTACACCAGCATGGACGCGGTGCCCGAAACCAAGGACGCCGGTCTGGTGATCCTGGACCAACCCATAGCGCTCAGCGAATATGGCCGCCTCGCGGCAGCCGGAACCCTCAACTCGCTGGCCTCCAAGCGCGGGCAGCGGGAGACGACCTTCACGTCCAGCGGCTTCGGAATCTCCGCTGCCAGTCCGTCAGCAGGCGAGACCTCCTTCCGGGAACGGCTCATGGCCGAGTCCAAGCTGACAAATCTCAACAGCGCCAGCGCCGACGGCTACAACGTCCAGACCAACGGCAACGGCAACGGCCTCGGCGGAACCTGCAACGCTGACTCCGGCGGCCCGCTGTTCTACGGCACCTCAGAGTCCAACATCATCACCGGCATCACGTCGTTCAACCACAACCGTTACTGCAAGGGGACGAACTTTTCCTACCGCACCGACCGGCAGGACGTGATCAACTGGATCAAAGCCAACACCACCGCAGAAGAGTTCGAGCAGATCGACCTCGCCCCCGCCGCAAGCTGA
- a CDS encoding metalloregulator ArsR/SmtB family transcription factor, which translates to MSMELTPVQTVACCSPLAREPLSASEAEGIAPLLKALADPVRLRLMSLVASHEGGEACVCDLNDAFELSQPTISHHLKLLHEVGLLDREKRGVWVYYRARTEALENLAALIGGQAK; encoded by the coding sequence ATGTCTATGGAACTGACTCCGGTTCAAACGGTTGCGTGCTGCTCCCCGCTGGCCCGGGAACCGCTCTCCGCATCCGAGGCGGAAGGCATCGCCCCGCTGCTGAAGGCGCTGGCCGATCCCGTGCGGCTCCGGCTGATGTCACTTGTCGCCTCCCATGAGGGCGGCGAGGCCTGCGTCTGCGACCTGAACGACGCATTCGAGCTGTCGCAGCCGACCATCAGCCACCACCTGAAGCTGCTGCATGAAGTGGGCCTACTGGACCGCGAGAAGCGGGGTGTCTGGGTCTATTACCGGGCGCGTACCGAGGCGCTGGAAAACCTGGCAGCCCTGATCGGGGGACAGGCGAAGTGA
- a CDS encoding aquaporin, giving the protein MTVLMRRAGAEFAGTAFLVMAIVGSGVMASRLSPDDVGLQLLQNSLATGAALVALIVALQPVSASFNPVVTLADRALGMIDSRAALALIAAQFLGGLAGTVLANLMFDVGPVTFSSHERTGAGLWVGEVMATVGLLLIVFGTVRSGRADRVAFAVGGYITAAYWFTSSTSFANPAVTVARTITDTFAGIAPASAPGFILAQLLGGAAGFVLVRLLYPTLVPATATAAAEAAIRKVPS; this is encoded by the coding sequence GTGACCGTGCTGATGAGGCGGGCCGGTGCAGAGTTCGCCGGCACGGCGTTCCTGGTCATGGCCATCGTCGGGTCCGGCGTGATGGCGTCCAGGCTTTCCCCGGACGACGTCGGCCTGCAGCTCCTGCAGAACAGCCTCGCCACAGGCGCCGCCCTGGTGGCGCTGATCGTGGCGCTGCAGCCGGTTTCGGCGTCGTTCAATCCGGTGGTGACGCTGGCGGACCGGGCACTGGGCATGATCGACTCGAGGGCTGCCCTGGCACTGATCGCCGCGCAGTTCCTCGGCGGCCTGGCCGGGACAGTACTGGCGAACCTGATGTTCGATGTCGGCCCCGTCACCTTCTCCAGCCACGAACGCACCGGCGCCGGTCTTTGGGTCGGTGAGGTCATGGCCACGGTCGGGCTGCTGCTCATCGTGTTCGGCACGGTCCGCTCCGGCAGGGCGGACCGGGTGGCGTTCGCCGTCGGCGGCTACATCACCGCGGCGTACTGGTTCACCAGCTCCACCAGCTTCGCCAACCCCGCGGTGACGGTCGCCCGGACCATCACCGATACCTTCGCCGGGATCGCGCCGGCCTCCGCGCCCGGCTTCATCCTGGCGCAGCTGCTCGGCGGCGCCGCCGGGTTCGTCCTGGTCCGCCTTCTGTACCCAACACTTGTCCCGGCCACTGCCACAGCCGCCGCGGAAGCGGCCATCCGAAAGGTGCCCTCATGA
- a CDS encoding arsenate reductase ArsC, which translates to MTGKPSVLFVCVHNAGRSQMAAAFLTTLSQGGIEVRSAGSQPAEKVNPSAVEAMAEVGIDMSAEIPKVLTTEAVKESDVVITMGCGDECPYFPGKRYEDWVLEDPAGKGVDSVRPIRDEIKTRVEALIASLTPASA; encoded by the coding sequence ATGACCGGAAAGCCTTCCGTCCTCTTCGTCTGCGTCCACAACGCCGGGCGCTCCCAGATGGCGGCCGCGTTCCTCACCACCCTGTCGCAGGGCGGCATCGAGGTCCGCTCGGCCGGATCCCAGCCCGCGGAGAAGGTCAACCCGTCCGCCGTCGAGGCCATGGCCGAGGTCGGCATCGACATGTCCGCGGAGATACCCAAAGTCCTCACCACCGAGGCCGTCAAGGAGTCCGACGTCGTCATCACCATGGGCTGCGGCGATGAATGCCCGTACTTCCCCGGCAAGCGCTACGAGGACTGGGTCCTGGAGGATCCGGCCGGCAAAGGCGTGGACTCCGTCCGCCCCATCCGCGACGAGATCAAGACCCGCGTGGAGGCCCTGATCGCCTCCCTGACCCCGGCCTCGGCATAA
- a CDS encoding FAD-dependent oxidoreductase, which produces MDEHSALPIAVIGAGPVGLAAAAHLLERGLEPLILEAGPAAGAAIEQWRHIRLFSPWRYNLDDAALRLLEASGWDAPRLTALPYGGELIDNYLLPLAALPGIASRLQTGARVVAVTRQGLDKTHVRDRDTVPFTVRVEHPDGETRDHTVAAVIDASGTWSTRNPLGSSGLPAIGEEAAAARISTPLPDVIGRDRDAFAGRRVLVVGSGHSAANTLIILAALAREEPGTRILWAVRGASAERVYGGGDSDGLPARGQLGARLRRLVEAGTIELHTGFGISSFKSLDSHVTVGAVDGRRLEADIVVPCTGFRPDLDMLREVRLNLDPAVEAPVKLGPLIDPEFHSCGTVPPHGAKLLAHPENDFYIVGMKSYGRAPTFLLATGYEQVRSVAAALAGDREAAGTVRLELPETGVCSADAGTSCDVPEPVLAGFPTELAHGRSAGN; this is translated from the coding sequence ATGGATGAGCACAGCGCCCTGCCCATCGCCGTGATCGGCGCCGGCCCGGTGGGGCTCGCCGCCGCGGCGCACCTGCTCGAACGCGGCCTGGAACCCCTCATCCTGGAAGCCGGGCCCGCCGCCGGAGCCGCCATCGAACAATGGCGCCACATCCGCCTCTTCTCCCCGTGGCGGTACAACCTCGACGACGCCGCCCTCCGCCTCCTCGAAGCCTCCGGCTGGGACGCGCCCCGCCTCACTGCCCTTCCGTACGGCGGGGAACTCATCGACAACTACCTCCTGCCCCTGGCCGCGCTGCCGGGGATCGCCTCCAGGCTCCAGACAGGCGCCCGCGTGGTGGCCGTTACCCGGCAGGGCCTGGACAAGACCCACGTCCGGGACCGGGATACAGTACCGTTTACCGTCCGCGTCGAACACCCGGACGGCGAAACCCGCGACCACACCGTGGCAGCGGTCATCGATGCCTCTGGCACCTGGTCCACGCGCAACCCGTTGGGCAGCTCCGGGCTGCCGGCCATCGGCGAAGAAGCGGCGGCCGCCCGGATCTCCACACCCCTTCCTGACGTCATTGGCCGCGACCGCGACGCATTCGCTGGGCGCCGCGTCCTGGTCGTCGGCTCCGGGCATTCCGCCGCCAATACCCTCATCATCCTGGCGGCGCTCGCCCGGGAGGAACCAGGCACAAGGATCCTGTGGGCGGTCCGGGGCGCCTCGGCCGAGAGGGTCTACGGCGGCGGGGACTCCGACGGGCTGCCTGCCCGCGGCCAGCTCGGCGCCCGGCTTCGCCGCCTCGTCGAAGCCGGCACCATCGAGCTGCACACCGGCTTTGGTATCAGCTCGTTCAAGTCCCTGGATTCCCACGTCACCGTCGGAGCCGTGGACGGCCGCAGGCTGGAAGCCGACATCGTGGTGCCCTGCACCGGTTTCCGCCCGGACCTGGACATGCTGCGCGAAGTCCGGCTCAACCTGGACCCCGCCGTCGAGGCGCCCGTAAAGCTGGGCCCTCTGATCGATCCCGAATTCCACTCCTGCGGCACCGTGCCGCCGCACGGCGCCAAACTCCTCGCCCACCCCGAAAATGACTTCTATATCGTCGGCATGAAGTCCTACGGCAGGGCCCCTACCTTCCTGCTGGCCACCGGTTACGAACAGGTCCGCTCCGTCGCGGCCGCCCTCGCCGGCGACCGCGAGGCCGCCGGCACCGTCCGCCTCGAACTTCCCGAAACCGGCGTCTGCTCCGCGGACGCCGGCACCAGCTGCGACGTCCCGGAGCCCGTGCTCGCCGGCTTTCCCACGGAGCTGGCACACGGCCGCTCCGCCGGAAACTGA
- a CDS encoding low molecular weight phosphatase family protein codes for MTHTAPTPESSEKKPSVLFVCSKNGGKSQLAAGLMRQLAGGSVDVYSAGTTPGKDLNPLAVESLTELGIDVTGEHPKPVTDGVIGGVDVVVVLGTEAKLEPRDGTRFELWVPDEPSDRGIDGMERMRLVRDDIKNRVQALVGELQPGR; via the coding sequence ATGACCCACACCGCACCCACTCCCGAATCCAGCGAGAAGAAGCCCTCCGTCCTGTTCGTCTGTAGCAAGAACGGCGGCAAATCCCAGCTCGCGGCCGGGCTCATGCGGCAGCTCGCCGGCGGCAGCGTCGACGTCTACTCTGCCGGCACAACGCCGGGCAAGGACCTGAACCCCCTCGCCGTCGAATCCCTGACCGAACTCGGCATCGACGTCACCGGCGAACATCCCAAACCGGTCACCGACGGCGTCATCGGCGGCGTTGACGTCGTCGTCGTGCTCGGCACGGAAGCCAAGCTCGAACCCCGGGACGGCACCCGCTTTGAACTCTGGGTACCGGATGAACCCTCAGATCGCGGCATCGACGGCATGGAACGCATGCGCCTCGTCCGCGACGACATCAAAAACCGCGTTCAGGCGCTGGTTGGTGAGCTCCAGCCCGGCCGGTAG
- a CDS encoding PRC and DUF2382 domain-containing protein: MISNEHIDRLLAGNGNVVGTDGAKIGGVGQVYADDDTGQPNWVTVKTGLFGTRESFVPLEGARVDGDDIVVPYTKDQVKDAPGVDPDGHLDPSEEDRLYQHYSLSGGQRTYTDATSGTAGGGYRSDADAGVAGGYRDDADTRADRDYDARGTVGRDTSGPTTDDAMTRSEEQLNVGTERQATGRARLRKYVATENVTQTVPVQREEVRIEREPITDANRDAALSGPELSEEEHEVTLHEERPVVEKETVPVERVRLDKDTVTDEETVTEEVRKERIETDGIDETRR; encoded by the coding sequence ATGATCAGCAACGAACATATCGACCGTCTGCTCGCCGGTAACGGCAACGTGGTAGGCACCGACGGGGCAAAGATCGGCGGCGTGGGCCAGGTTTACGCTGATGACGACACCGGCCAGCCCAACTGGGTCACCGTCAAGACGGGCCTGTTCGGTACCCGTGAATCCTTCGTCCCCCTCGAGGGAGCCCGGGTGGACGGCGATGACATCGTGGTCCCCTACACGAAGGACCAGGTCAAGGACGCTCCGGGCGTTGACCCGGACGGGCACCTGGACCCTTCCGAGGAGGACCGGCTCTACCAGCACTACAGCCTCAGCGGCGGCCAGCGCACCTACACCGACGCCACAAGCGGCACCGCCGGCGGTGGCTACCGGAGTGATGCAGACGCCGGCGTCGCCGGTGGCTACCGGGACGACGCGGACACGCGGGCGGACAGGGACTACGACGCCCGCGGAACGGTAGGCAGGGATACTTCCGGCCCAACGACCGATGACGCGATGACCCGCTCGGAGGAGCAACTGAACGTCGGCACCGAACGGCAGGCGACCGGTCGGGCGCGGCTGCGCAAGTACGTCGCCACTGAGAATGTCACCCAGACGGTCCCTGTTCAGCGCGAAGAGGTCAGGATCGAGCGTGAACCCATCACGGATGCCAATCGCGACGCCGCCCTGTCCGGCCCGGAACTCAGCGAGGAAGAACACGAAGTCACCCTGCACGAGGAACGCCCCGTGGTGGAGAAGGAAACCGTTCCGGTCGAGCGGGTACGCCTCGACAAGGACACCGTCACCGACGAGGAAACCGTTACCGAAGAGGTCCGCAAGGAACGCATCGAGACCGACGGGATAGACGAAACCCGCAGGTAG
- a CDS encoding VOC family protein — protein MNQQHKQPVDEVDSATDAAVALGATPTKHQPAPEQWHVLLDPVGHPFCLNAVRPD, from the coding sequence ATGAATCAACAGCACAAGCAGCCGGTAGACGAGGTGGACTCGGCAACGGATGCCGCCGTGGCCTTGGGCGCCACACCCACCAAACACCAGCCGGCACCGGAACAGTGGCACGTGCTGCTCGACCCCGTTGGTCACCCTTTCTGTCTCAACGCCGTACGTCCCGACTAA